The Lycium barbarum isolate Lr01 chromosome 9, ASM1917538v2, whole genome shotgun sequence genome has a segment encoding these proteins:
- the LOC132609889 gene encoding protein LURP-one-related 4-like, producing MSKIYPEILEQSSFSSSSSPYVKSIRETFTLWMKSLVFHGNGCTVFNSKGEIVFRVDNYQESCRDEVCLMDLKGQVLFSIKREKLRVFGRWNGYGCNGIKGRPLFQVKKNSMFSKEDIICNVGISCYKIQQLDTNSSFKVTNTAGQVVAEVKQKQSSRGFGYGEDVLTLEVEPHIDHSLIVALVIVCNLIHGKL from the exons ATGTCTAAAATTTATCCAGAAATTTTGGAGcaatcttctttttcttcttcctcttcaccTTATGTGAAATCCATAAGAGAAACATTTACATTATGGATGAAATCATTAGTTTTCCATGGAAATGGTTGTACTGTTTTTAATTCCAAAGGTGAAATTGTTTTCAGAGTTGATAATTACCAAGAAAGTTGTAGAGATGAAGTTTGTCTCATGGATCTCAAGGGCCAAGTTCTCTTCTCCATTAAAAGAGAG aaACTACGAGTTTTTGGTCGCTGGAATGGCTATGGGTGTAATGGAATCAAAGGGAGGCCATTGTTTCAAGTAAAGAAGAATAGCATGTTTTCTAAAGAAGATATcatatgtaatgttggaattagTTGCTACAAGATTCAACAATTGGATACAAATTCATCATTTAAAGTGACAAATACTGCTGGTCAAGTTGTTGCAGAG GTAAAACAAAAGCAATCATCAAGAGGATTTGGATATGGTGAAGATGTGTTAACTCTAGAAGTGGAACCCCATATAGACCACTCATTAATTGTGGCTCTTGTGATAGTATGCAACTTGATTCATGGCAAATTATGA